AACCCATATTTACCAACGACAAGAAGAGGGTGAATCATAAACTTATGACACATCCTCTTTATTTGTAGATGAAGTAGCTGCCTCCATCACTCTGGCAATATTTCTTCAGAAGCTGGATAATGTATTCGGCATTCTCGAGAACGTGCTGTTCGTCTCCGTCATATCCGTTGATGAGAACCACTAGATGGGTGGTGTCAATACTCATTTTGGTTCGCTCGTTGTCGCTGGTCGGGGTTCCTACACCACCTGTATTGTCTCTGTAAACAGGCAGACCTTCTATATTAATCATGCCTCTGCCGATACCCTCGTATGGTTCGCCGGCTTTGCCTACGCCCAGGGTCAGGGTGTCGCCTTCAAACTTGTCTGCATCAAATCCGCCGATGCTGTAGCCGTATGCAATGCTCGCCAGGTTCACCAAATCCACCAGCGTATCTCTCTGGTAGAGTTCCTTGCCCTGCAGCATTCTTCGGATGAGGGCTTCTGATGCAGGACGGTAGCGAGATGGATCCTTGCCGCAGGCACGGTACACCTTTCGGGTGGCGGCAATTCCACTCATCTCTTTCAGCGATTCCGTGGTCAGCGTATGTCTGTATTTCTCACCGAGGGCATTGATTTCATCCCAAAGTTCCTGACAATAAGGGGTGTTTACCACATTGGCTTCCACGCATGCTCCCACAAAGGTGGGACATACCGATTCGATTTCTTCTGATACAATAATTTTCATGATGAATTTCTGTTTTCTGTTAAACCTAACTGATTGATAGGGCAAAAGTACGAAGAAATATTGGAATAGCCAAAAGTTCTGTCTATTTATATATATAATAAGGTGTAAAAATAGCTTAAATGTTTATAACTGTTAAATATTTGGCTAAAATGAAACTTTTTTGCGAAAAGATTTGGTGGAATGAAAAATAGTTAGTACTTTTGCATTCGCTTTTGAGAAATCAAGCATTACTCAAAGCAATAAAGAAAGAGTTCTTTGAAAGATTTTACATAAACAGACAAGTAGTACAAGAAGTGGTTAACTTCTTAGAAATAAGAAAGTTGACTGGGTAAAAGAAACGAACCGTCAAGCAATTGACAAGTCAGGTTTACTAAGCTTCAATAAACGAAAAGGATATTCGTCCTAAGTACAGACAACAAACACTTCGCTAGACTTTCGGGTATAGCAAAGTAAAAATGATATTTTACAATTTTTGGAGCAGCGAGAGAAATGAAAGCTTGCTTTTATTTCCGGGTCGTGACAAAAATGTAGAGGATACTTTACAATGGAGAGTTTGATCCTGGCTCAGGATGAACGCTAGCTACAGGCTTAACACATGCAAGTCGAGGGGAAACGACATCGAAAGCTTGCTTTTGATGGGCGTCGACCGGCGCACGGGTGAGTAACGCGTATCCAACCTGCCCACCACTTGGGGATAACCTTGCGAAAGTAAGACTAATACCCAATGATATCTCTAGAAGACATCTGAAAGAGATTAAAGATTTATCGGTGATGGATGGGGATGCGTCTGATTAGCTTGTTGGCGGGGTAACGGCCCACCAAGGCGACGATCAGTAGGGGTTCTGAGAGGAAGGTCCCCCACATTGGAACTGAGACACGGTCCAAACTCCTACGGGAGGCAGCAGTGAGGAATATTGGTCAATGGACGAGAGTCTGAACCAGCCAAGTAGCGTGCAGGATGACGGCCCTATGGGTTGTAAACTGCTTTTATAAGGGAATAAAGTGAGCCTCGTGAGGCTTTTTGCATGTACCTTATGAATAAGGACCGGCTAATTCCGTGCCAGCAGCCGCGGTAATACGGAAGGTCCGGGCGTTATCCGGATTTATTGGGTTTAAAGGGAGCGTAGGCCGGAGATTAAGCGTGTTGTGAAATGTAGACGCTCAACGTCTGCACTGCAGCGCGAACTGGTTTCCTTGAGTACGCACAAAGTGGGCGGAATTCGTGGTGTAGCGGTGAAATGCTTAGATATCACGAAGAACTCCGATTGCGAAGGCAGCTCACTGGAGCGCAACTGACGCTGAAGCTCGAAAGTGCGGGTATCGAACAGGATTAGATACCCTGGTAGTCCGCACGGTAAACGATGGATGCCCGCTGTTGGTCTGAACAGGTCAGCGGCCAAGCGAAAGCATTAAGCATCCCACCTGGGGAGTACGCCGGCAACGGTGAAACTCAAAGGAATTGACGGGGGCCCGCACAAGCGGAGGAACATGTGGTTTAATTCGATGATACGCGAGGAACCTTACCCGGGCTTGAATTGCAGAGGAAGGATTTGGAGACAATGACGCCCTTCGGGGCCTCTGTGAAGGTGCTGCATGGTTGTCGTCAGCTCGTGCCGTGAGGTGTCGGCTTAAGTGCCATAACGAGCGCAACCCCTCTCCTTAGTTGCCATCAGGTCAAGCTGGGCACTCTGGGGACACTGCCACCGTAAGGTGTGAGGAAGGTGGGGATGACGTCAAATCAGCACGGCCCTTACGTCCGGGGCTACACACGTGTTACAATGGCAGGTACAGAGAGACGGTCCCTTGCAAAATGGATCAAATCCTTAAAGCCTGTCTCAGTTCGGACTGGGGTCTGCAACCCGACCCCACGAAGCTGGATTCGCTAGTAATCGCGCATCAGCCATGGCGCGGTGAATACGTTCCCGGGCCTTGTACACACCGCCCGTCAAGCCATGAAAGCCGGGGGCGCCTAAAGTCCGTGACCGTAAGGAGCGGCCTAGGGCGAAACTGGTAATTGGGGCTAAGTCGTAACAAGGTAGCCGTACCGGAAGGTGCGGCTGGAACACCTCCTTTCTGGAGAGACGAGTATCGAGAGAATGTTAAGTGTTGAATGTTAAATGTTAAGTTTTCATTCCTGCTTACTTCTATATTTGTTGAGATAGTGACTGATTAAAGTTCGCTTCTCTTCTTGTACGCACCATCTGTTTAATTAAATAGGAGACTGGGATTCCTTATATATTATATAGGGATGGCTCAAGCAAAATGGTTCAACTCCACAATCTCCACCATGCCTTTTAAGGCAAGAAGATCTTTGACATATTGACACAAGCAAAACTGTAAGTAATGAACTTTAGTTCAGACTAAAGTAAATCAAATCGCAAGATGAGATTTCACTTTGTTAGAATACAGCTGAAAGTATGAGCTACTTATTCGCTGTCAGGTTAAACTGATAGCAAATACAGTCGTAAAGAAAGTAAGAAAGGGCGTATGGTGGATGCCTAGGCTCACGGAGGCGATGAAGGACGTGATAAGCTGCGATAAGCTTCGGGTAGGTGCAAATAACCCTTGATCCGAAGATTTCCGAATGGGACAACCTAGCCGTCTGAAGGACGGTTACTCTTACCAAGTAAGAGAGCTAACGCAGGGAACTGAAACATCTTAGTACCTGCAGGAAGAGAAAATAAATAATGATTCCCCCAGTAGTGGCGAGCGAACGGGGAACAGCCCAAACCGTTGACGTCGCAAGGCGCCAGCGGGGTTGTAGGACCGCGACATTGTATGCAAATCGTGAACAGAACACTTTGGAAAATGTGACCATAGAAGGTGATAGTCCAGTATGTGAAGCGAAATGCAGCATAGCGGTATCCTGAGTAACGCGGGACACGAGGAATCCTGCGCGAATCTGCCGGGACCATCCGGTAAGGCTAAATACTCCCGTGAGACCGATAGCGAACGAGTACTGTGAAGGAAAGGTGAAAAGAACCCCGAGCAGGGGAGTGAAATAGTTCCTGAAACCATACGCCTACAAGCGGTCGGAGCATCGCAAGATGTGACGGCGTGCCTTTTGCATAATGATCCTACGAGTTACCGTCACTGGCGAGGTTGAGTGTCATGAGACACGTAGCCGCAGTGAAAGCGAGCCTGAACAGGGCGCACAGTCAGTGGGGGTAGACGCGAAACCAAGTGATCTACACTTGGCCAGGATGAAGTCCCGGTAACACGGGATGGAGGTCCGCACCAATAAGCGTTGAAAAGCTTCTGGATGAGCCGAGTGTAGGAGTGAAAGGCCAATCAAACTTGGAGATAGCTCGTACTCCCCGAAAGGCATTTAGGTGCCGCGTCGGATGGTCACCGTGAGAGGTAGAGCGACCGATAGGACAAGAGGGCTTCACCGCCTATCGAGTCCTGACGAACTCCGAATGCTCACGGTCTGCAGTCCGGCAGTAAGGGGGCGGGTGCTAAGGTCCGTCCCCGAGAGGAGAAGAATCCAGACCGCCGTCTAAGGTCCCGGAGTTCTGCCTGAGTTAGTCTAACGAAGTCTGGTCCCTATGACAGCTAGGATGTTGGCTTGGAAGCAGCCATTCATTCAAAGAGTGCGTAACAGCTCACTAGTCGAGGGTCCGGGCATGGATAATAATCGGGTATAAGGCAGACACCGAAGGCGCGGGATAGCATTTAAGAAAGTATCGGTAGGGGAGCATACTCACAGCGTCGAATGGTGTACGTAAGTTATCCTGGAGCGGTGAGTAAAGCAAATGTAGGAATAAGTAACGATAAGGAGGGTTAGATTCCCTCCCGCTGTAAGACCAAGGTTTCCCGGGCAATGCCAATCAGCCCGGGGTCAGTCGGGTCCTAAGTCTAAGCCGAACGGCGATGGCGATGGCAGAGACGGTTAATATTCCGTCACTGCCGCATGGGGCGACGTGGAGACGGAGCAGTGAAACCACCGCGGGGCGACGGAAGTCCCCGTTGAAGAGTGTAGGTGTTGAGGATGGCAGGCAAATCCACCGTCCGAGCTGAACTTGAGAGTACGGAGTCCTCCTCGGAGGAATCTGATAGTGTGGGTAATCATACTCCCGAGAAAATCCGCTAAGCTTAACCCATGCGGCACCCGTACCGCAAACGGACACACGTGGTCGGGTAGAACATACTAAGGCGTTGAGAGATTCATGGTTAAGGAACTAGGCAAATTGACCCTGTAACTTCGGGATAAAGGGTCCTCGTGATGAGCGAGGCGCAGAGAATAGGTCCAGGCAACTGTTTAACAAAAACACAGGGCTGTGCAAACTCGAAAGATGACGTATACAGCCTGACACCTGCCCGGTGCCGGAAGGTTAAGAGGAGATGTCACACTTATGTGGAAGCATTGAATTGAAGCCCCGGTAAACGGCGGCCGTAACTATAACGGTCCTAAGGTAGCGAAATTCCTTGTCGGGTAAGTTCCGACCTGCACGAATGGTGTAATGATCCGGACGCTGTCTCAACCATGAGCTCAGTGAAATTGTAGTATCGGTGAAGATGCCGATTACCCGCGATGGGACGAAAAGACCCCGTGAACCTTTACTACAGCTTAGCATTGACCTTGGTCATCCGATGTGTAGGATAGGCCGGAGGCTTCGAAGCGGGAGCGCCAGCTTTCGTGGAGCCATCCTTGAAATACGGCCCTTTGGCTGTCTGAGGTCTAACGCGTGATTACGCGGACACTGCTTGGTGGGTAGTTTGACTGGGGTGGTCGCCTCCAAAAGCGTAACGGAGGCTTCCAAAGGTGCCCTCGGGTCGATTGGTAACCGACCTCAAAGAGTGCAATGGCATAAGGGCGCTTGACTGGGAGGCAGACATGCCGAGCAGGCAGGAAACTGGGGCATAGTGATCCGGCGGATGTGTATGGAAACTCCGTCGCTCAAAGGATAAAAGGTACTCCGGGGATAACAGGCTGATCCCCCCCAAGAGCTCATATCGACGGGGTGGTTTGGCACCTCGATGTCGGCTCGTCACATCCTGGGGCTGGAGAAGGTCCCAAGGGTTGGGCTGTTCGCCCATTAAAGTGGCACGCGAGCTGGGTTCAGAACGTCGTGAGACAGTTCGGTCTCTATCTATCGTGGGCGTGGGAGTTTTGAGTGGTGCCGTCACTAGTACGAGAGGACCGTGATGGACAGACCTCCGGTTTACCAGTTGTGCCGCCAGGCGCACCGCTGGGTATCTGAGTCTGGATTGGATAAGCGCTGAAAGCATCTAAGTGCGAAGCCAGCCGCAAGATGAGAACTCCATTGAGGGTCGTCAGAGACGATGACGTTGATAGGATGCAGGTGTAAAGACAGCGATGTCAAAGCCGAGCATTACTAATTGCCCGAACACTTTCTTTATGAAAGTTCATAGTTTCAACTGTAGTTCAGTCTGAATGAGTGCTGAAAGTTAACATTTAACATTTAACACTTAACATTGCTTATACGTTTGCTTGTGTGCAAATACGTCATAACCTATTATCAGGTGGTTATTGCGGTGAGATCCCACCTCTTCCCATTCCGAACAGAGAAGTTAAGCTCACTTGCGCCGATGGTACTGCAATGCAATGCGGGAGAGTAGGTAGCCGCCTCCTTTCAATTTCAGAAGCCTCGATTACGAAAGTAGTCGAGGCTTTTTTGTTTTCATGCAGTTTTGCTTTCTTATCGCCCTGCTTTTTTCCCACAGCTCCTTTTACCTTTTTACCTTTTTACCTTTATATTGATTTATATCAAACCTAAGTGTTATTAAGTGTTTAATTACGTAAAAATGCGCTGATAATCAACCGATTACTTGCATAATTCGATTTTTTTTTGTATCTTTGCAAACGATAAGAATAAGGATACCAGTATCTTGTGCTTTTTGTTGTGTGAGAAGGTATCCATTAAGGTATCTAACGGGACTGAGGTGAGCAGCCTTTCTTTTTCCCACAAGTTGCCACCGCGAAATCTCTGATGTTGTATTTCAGCTTTTCAGGTTCCATAAAACAATTAATATGAAGAGAATAACAATGGTATTAGTTAGCATGTTAATGCTGACATTAGAAATTCATGCAGCGTCGGCTGCAACATCAGGAAATGTATCCTCTACCAGCGAGATGGACTGGACTCCAGTGATGGACGCTATCATTCAGGTAGAGAGTAAGGGTGATCCGAAAGCTAAGAGCGGTAACTCTGTAGGTGTGATGCAGATCACTCCAATTTTAGTAGCAGAATGTAATAATATTCTGAAGCGCAAGAAATTGAAGAAGCGCTACACTTTGGCTGATAGATATAATGTAGCTAAATCTAAAGAAATGTTTCTATTGATTCAGAGTGTCTACAATCCTCTTAATAGTATCGAGCGCGCAATCCGTTCATGGAATGGCGGTAATCATTACAGTAAGAAGCGTACTCAGAGATATTTCGAGAAGGTAATGAAACTTTTGAAAAAGTAATTCTTTTTCCATAAGGCCCGATTGTTCTGAAAAAGAGCAATCGGGCTTGCTTTTTACTCGTTTTCGCCTCTTTTATGTACGTTTTGTTGCTATTCTGTTTAATAACTGTTAAATATATGCAGATTTCTGACAAAATGTTTGGTAGGGTCGGAAAAAAGTCGTACCTTTGCACTCGCAATTCAGAAATGAGTTGATTATATCGCGGTGTGGAGCAGTTGGTAGCTCGCCAGGCTCATAACCTGGAGGTCGCATGTTCGAGTCCTGCCGCCGCAACAATGATCGGGTAAGAAGTTGGTCAACAACATCTTATCCGATTTTTTTGTGCCCTAATTTATTAATTTAACATTAAATATTTGTTTAATTCGAATTAAAGTGCTACTTTTGCACAATAATATTTTATGTGCAATTAATAAAAAAGGAAGGGCTTCAATATGTCAGTATCCAAAACAAGACAAAAACTGGTAGATGTCGCACGACAACTCTTTGCCAAGAATGGTATAGCAAATACTACAATGAATGATATTGCTGTAGCTTCTGGTAAGGGAAGACGTACGCTTTATACTTATTTCAGTAGGAAGGAGGATGTCTATTACGCGGTGATAGAATCAGAGTTGGAGCGTCTTTCGGACAAGTTGGACGAGGTTGCTAATTGCAAGATGCGTCCACAGGATAAAATCATCGAGCTTATCTATACTCACCTCAGTATGATCAAGGAAACGGTTGTAAGAAACGGTAACCTCCGTGCTGAGTTCTTCCGTAACATCTGGATGGTTGAGAAGGCGAGAAAAAACTTCGATGAAGACGAAATAGAGATTCTCAGAAGGATTTATGCCGAAGGAAGAGAAGACGGTGAGTTTGATATTGATAACATCGATCTGGTGGCCGATATTACTCACTATTGTATCAAAGGTCTCGAGGTTCCATTTATCTATGGACGTTTGGGCCATGGCATGAATGTGGAGTCGAGCAAACCTCTGGTTGCCAAGGTGGTTTATGGTGCCTTGGGAAAGTCGGGCTTGAAACTCTAGATAAAAGATAGAAAAAACGTAACTAATTGATAATTAATTAAATAAGAAAGAAATGGGATTATTAAGTGGTAAAACAGCCCTTGTAACAGGTGCTGCTCGCGGCATCGGTAAGGCTGTCGCTATGAAGTTCGCCTCTGAAGGCGCTAACATCGCATTTACAGACCTCGTACTCAACGACGATATGGCTGCCGGTTTGGAAGCTACTCGTAAGGAGATTGAGGCTCTTGGTGTAACCTGTCGTGCTTATGCTGGTAATGCAGCAGATTTCGAGGAGACACAGAAGACAGTTAAGCAGATTCATGAGGACTTCGGTTCTATCGATATCCTGGTTAACAATGCAGGTATCACCAAGGACGGTTTGATGCTCCGTATGAGCGAGGCTCAGTGGGATGCTGTTCTGAATGTAAACTTGAAGTCAGCCTTCAACTTCATTCATGCTTGCTCTCCAATCATGCTTCGTCAGCGTGGTGGTTCTATCATCAACATGGCTTCTGTAGTAGGTGTTCATGGTAATGCAGGTCAGTGCAACTATGCAGCTTCTAAGGCTGGTATGATTGCTTTGGCTAAGTCTATCGCTCAGGAGTTGGGTCCTAAGGGCGTACGCGCTAATGCGGTAGCTCCTGGTTTCATCGAGACTGCAATGACTGCACAGTTGCCTGAGGAAATCCGCAAGGATTGGATGCAGAAGATTCCATTGCGTCGTGGTGGTCAGACTGAGGATATCGCAAATGTTTGTCTCTTCCTCGCTTCCGACTTGTCTAGCTATGTAAGCGGTCAGGTTATTCAGATCGACGGTGGTATGAACATGTAATCTCTCGGCAACGTTTTGTTGATAAAACATGCAGGTAGTTTACGAAGACAACCATATAATCATAGTCTCTAAGAGAAGTGGCGAAATCGTACAGGGCGACAAGACCGGCGACGAACCTCTCTCGGAGACTGTGAAACAGTACATCAAGGAGAAGTATCACAAGCCGGGAAATGTATTCCTCGGGGTGGTGCATCGCCTTGACCGTCCTGTTTCGGGTTTGGTCGTATTTGCCAAGACTTCTAAGGCATTGAGCCGTCTGAACAATATGTTCCGGGATGGCGAAGTTCACAAAACCTATTGGGCAATCGTGAAGAACATGCCAAAGGAACCTGAGGCTACGCTCACCCATTGGATTGTAAGAAATGAAAAGCAGAATAAGAGCTATGCTTACGACCATGAGGTGAAGAACTCGAAGAAAGCGATATTGAAGTATAAGGTGATAGGTCATACAGACCATTATACACTTCTGGAGGTGAACTTGATGACGGGTCGTCATCATCAGATAAGATGCCAGCTTGCCAAGATGGGATGTCCTATCAAGGGAGATCTGAAATACGGTTCTCCACGTAGCAATGCAGATGGCAGTATTTCTCTCCTTTCACACAGAGTAGAATTTGTTCATCCTGTGTCTAAAGAAACAATAGTAGCAGAGGCTCCGCTGCCGGATGATAATCTTTGGCGGGCTATTGCACACTAACTCAAAAATCCATGCTTATGAAGAGGTATGCGAAATGGGCAGGAATCACGGTGTTGACTCCATTGGTGCTCATCTTGTTGTTATCCATTCTGCTTTATCTGCCACCTGTTCAGAATTGGGCGGTAAAGCAAGTGGCTGCTTATGCCTCAGAGTCGACGGGTATGGATATTTCGGTAAAGCAAGTACGCCTCGTCTTCCCTCTGAAACTGGGAGTGGAAGGCGTAAAGGTACTTCAGCCAATCGACTCACTCAAGAATTCCCCAAACTTGGCTTTAAGAAATAAGAGAGATACCGTTGCCGACATCCAGAAGATAGTGGTAGACGTACAGTTGTTGCCTCTTTTCGAAAGTCAAGTCATGGTGGATGAACTCAATTTCACCCAGATGAAGGTGAATACCACTAATTTTATTCACGAAGCCAGAATCAAGGGCAATGTAGGTAATCTGCGCCTGAAGGCTCATGGCATTGACCTCGGAAAGGAGAAGGTGAGGGTGAATCATGCCCTGTTGGCTGATGCCCGACTCTCGGTAGAACTGAGCGATACTGTGCCGCCGGATACTACGCCTAGTACCAATTTCTGGAAGGTGAATATCGAAAAACTGAAACTGAAGAACACTGATTTCGTATTACACATGCCTGGAGATACCCTCCAGGTGAATGCTTATTTTGGAGATGCGGTGGCGCAGACTACCTATCTCGACCTTTATAAAGGACTTTATCAGATAGGTCATCTTGACTGGAAGAAGGGCAAGGTGAACTATGACCAGAACTATATCCGTCCGGTATCGGGCATGGACTTTAACCATATCGCCCTGGCGGCCCTGACTTTAAAGGCAGACTCTTTCTATTATTGCGATTCGAAGATAGATGTCAAGATTCGTGAAGCTCAGTTTAAGGAGAAAAGCGGTTTGCAGGTAGACCAGCTCTATGGCAGATTTGTGATGGATTCCGTGAAACTGCAGTTGCCTGATATCTGTCTCCGTACCCCATACTCCCAGTTGCAGGCAACGGTGGATATGGATATGAATGCCTTTGATGAGGTGAAACCTGGCAAGTTGATGGCACAGCTGAAGGGAGCTTTGGGCCGTTCAGACCTGTTCCTCTTTGCAGGCGATGCCTTCCCAAGCGCCATGAAGAAGAAATGGCCATTCTATCCGATGAAGATAGAAGGTTCGTTCAAGGGAAATATGCAGCAGGCATCTTTCTCGGGCTTGAAACTGTCGCTGCCTACAGCCTTCGAACTGAGTGCTGATGGAAAATTGGGTAACCTGACGGATATGAACCGTCTGAAGGCAAATGTAGATCTGAACGCCCGTACCTATCATCTGGATTTCATTACCGCCATGCTTGACCCTTCTCTGATGCAGGAGATACGTGTGCCTAGCGGTATCGGAATCCGTGGTAACATTCAGGCAGACGGCTCCAGATATGCTACCCGACTCGCCATTACCGAAGGTCGTGGCAGGATGAGGGTAGATGCCAAGATAGATGTGAAGACCCGGAAAGACGGCAGTATCGATATGAACCGTCTGGCTTATCAGGCTAAGATTCAGGCGCACAACATCCTGGCAAAGCATTTCCTGCCAAAACAGGAT
This Segatella copri DSM 18205 DNA region includes the following protein-coding sequences:
- the fabG gene encoding 3-oxoacyl-[acyl-carrier-protein] reductase, yielding MGLLSGKTALVTGAARGIGKAVAMKFASEGANIAFTDLVLNDDMAAGLEATRKEIEALGVTCRAYAGNAADFEETQKTVKQIHEDFGSIDILVNNAGITKDGLMLRMSEAQWDAVLNVNLKSAFNFIHACSPIMLRQRGGSIINMASVVGVHGNAGQCNYAASKAGMIALAKSIAQELGPKGVRANAVAPGFIETAMTAQLPEEIRKDWMQKIPLRRGGQTEDIANVCLFLASDLSSYVSGQVIQIDGGMNM
- a CDS encoding B3/B4 domain-containing protein; this translates as MKIIVSEEIESVCPTFVGACVEANVVNTPYCQELWDEINALGEKYRHTLTTESLKEMSGIAATRKVYRACGKDPSRYRPASEALIRRMLQGKELYQRDTLVDLVNLASIAYGYSIGGFDADKFEGDTLTLGVGKAGEPYEGIGRGMINIEGLPVYRDNTGGVGTPTSDNERTKMSIDTTHLVVLINGYDGDEQHVLENAEYIIQLLKKYCQSDGGSYFIYK
- a CDS encoding lytic transglycosylase domain-containing protein; translated protein: MLTLEIHAASAATSGNVSSTSEMDWTPVMDAIIQVESKGDPKAKSGNSVGVMQITPILVAECNNILKRKKLKKRYTLADRYNVAKSKEMFLLIQSVYNPLNSIERAIRSWNGGNHYSKKRTQRYFEKVMKLLKK
- a CDS encoding RluA family pseudouridine synthase, with translation MQVVYEDNHIIIVSKRSGEIVQGDKTGDEPLSETVKQYIKEKYHKPGNVFLGVVHRLDRPVSGLVVFAKTSKALSRLNNMFRDGEVHKTYWAIVKNMPKEPEATLTHWIVRNEKQNKSYAYDHEVKNSKKAILKYKVIGHTDHYTLLEVNLMTGRHHQIRCQLAKMGCPIKGDLKYGSPRSNADGSISLLSHRVEFVHPVSKETIVAEAPLPDDNLWRAIAH
- a CDS encoding TetR/AcrR family transcriptional regulator gives rise to the protein MSVSKTRQKLVDVARQLFAKNGIANTTMNDIAVASGKGRRTLYTYFSRKEDVYYAVIESELERLSDKLDEVANCKMRPQDKIIELIYTHLSMIKETVVRNGNLRAEFFRNIWMVEKARKNFDEDEIEILRRIYAEGREDGEFDIDNIDLVADITHYCIKGLEVPFIYGRLGHGMNVESSKPLVAKVVYGALGKSGLKL